The genomic window AGGCACGATGAAGTTCTCTGTGCCCTCCGTGTCCTCTGTGTGAGGCTTGTAGTTTTCCGGAATTGCATCACGCGAGAGCCAGCGGAGAGCGGAAGGCCCTCCGTCGACTCGGTGCGGGGGCCTGGTTCACCCCAGCGTGGCCGGGTCGACGACCTCGACGGGGCCGACGTCCAGCTCCTCCAGCGGGCCGCGGATCTTCGCCGCGTCGCCGGCGACGACCACCGCGGCGCGCTCGGGCCAGAGGCGGCGCCGGGCGGCCTCCAGCACGTCGTCCGCGGTCACGGCCAGGATGCCGTCGCGGTAGTGCTCGTAGTAGTCGTCGGGGAGGCCGTAGGTGAAGAGCGAGGAGAGCTTCGACGCCACGCCGTCGGTGGTCTGCAGCCCCAGCGGGAAGACGCCCGCCAGGAAGCTGCGCGCGTCGTCCAGCTCCGCCTGGCTCACCGGCGCCTCGCGCATCTCGCGCAGCTCGCGCAGCATCTCCGAGACGGAGTGCGCCGTCACCTCCGTCTGCACGGCGGTGGACATGCTGAAGGTGCCGGGCGCGCGCCGCGAGGCGAACGCCGACGAGGCGCCGTAGGTGTAGCCCAGCCGCTCGCGCAGGTTCAGGTTGAGCCGCGACGAGAAGGTGCCGCCCAGGATGGCGTTCATCACCGAGGCCGCGAAGTAGTCGGGCGCGGTGCGCTCGATGCCGACGTGCGCCACGCGGATCTCGCTCTGCACCGACCCCGGCCGGTCGGCGATCGCGATCGTCGTCCGCTCCAGCCGCGGGCGCACGTCGGGGGCGGCCTCGGGGGGCGGCGCTCCCGCCCAGTCGCCCAGGAAGCGCTCGGCCAGCTCGCACGCCTCGTCGAGCGAGAGGTCGCCCGCGGCCACCAGCGCGGCGCCTTGCGGCAGGTAGCGCGCGGCGTGGAACGCCTCCACGTCGCCGCGCCCGATCGCGCGCACGGTCTCCTCCAGCCCGCCCAGCGCCCGGGCGAACGCGGTGCCGGGGGCGAAGATCCAGCGGTTGGCCACCTCGTCGGCCAGCGACGAGGGGGTGGCGCGGCGCTGGGTGATGGTGGCCAGGCGCTCGTCGCGCAGCCGCTCCACCTCGGCCTGCGGGAAGGTGGGGCGGCGCACCAGGTCGGCCAGCACCTCGAACCCGGCGGCCGCGCGCGCCCGGAGCGCCGTGAAGCCGCACTGGGCGGTGTCCCACGAGACCCCCGCGTCGAGCGAGAGCCCCAGCCCGTCCACGGCCTCGGCGATCTCGGCGGCGCTGCGCCCCCCCGCGCCCGACTCCAGCAGCCCCGCCGTGAGCCCCGCCACCCCGGCCCGCTCCGGCTCCTCGCCCAGCCCGCCGCCGGAGAGGAGCACCAGGTCGAAGGTGACCACGGGGAAGTTGCGCACCTCGGCCGCGAGCACCGTGAGCCCGTTGGCCAGGGCGCGGCGGTGGACGGCGGGGAAGTGGAAGGGGCGCAGCGGCCCCGGCCCGGGGACGCGGCCGCGGTCGAGCCCGGGGGCCTGGCCCGCGGCCGCCCCGGCGTTCCAGGCGCTCATGCGGCCTCCCGGAGGGTGGCGGCGGGGAGGTAGGTGAGCACCACGCGGTTGTCGCCGCCCAGGTACTCGCGCGCCAGGCGCCGCACGTCTTCGGCGGTGACGGCGCGGTAGCGGTCCAGCTCGGTGTTGATCAGGCCGGGGTCGTCGAAGTAGGTGGCCAGCATGGAGAGCTGGTCGGCGCGCTCGTTGACCTTCTGCAGCTCGAAGAGGTGGCGCGCCTCCAGCCCCGTCACCGCGCGCTCCAGCTCGGCCGGGTCGGGCCCGCCGCCGGCGATCCGCTCCACCTCGTCCAGGACGGCCCGCTCCAGCGCCGCCGCGTCGCCCCCGGCGGGGACGTTGCCGCGCACCACCAGCGCCGAGGAGCCCGTCACCACCGGGTAGACGAACGAGCCCACGCCGCGCGCCAGCCGCCGCTCGCGCACCAGGTCGCGGTAGAGCCGCGCCGACTTCCCCCCGGCCAGGAGCTCCGAGAGCACGTCGGCCGCGTAGTAGTCGGCGCTGCCGTAGGGGGGGATGCGCCACGCCAGGTA from Longimicrobium sp. includes these protein-coding regions:
- a CDS encoding pitrilysin family protein, with product MSAWNAGAAAGQAPGLDRGRVPGPGPLRPFHFPAVHRRALANGLTVLAAEVRNFPVVTFDLVLLSGGGLGEEPERAGVAGLTAGLLESGAGGRSAAEIAEAVDGLGLSLDAGVSWDTAQCGFTALRARAAAGFEVLADLVRRPTFPQAEVERLRDERLATITQRRATPSSLADEVANRWIFAPGTAFARALGGLEETVRAIGRGDVEAFHAARYLPQGAALVAAGDLSLDEACELAERFLGDWAGAPPPEAAPDVRPRLERTTIAIADRPGSVQSEIRVAHVGIERTAPDYFAASVMNAILGGTFSSRLNLNLRERLGYTYGASSAFASRRAPGTFSMSTAVQTEVTAHSVSEMLRELREMREAPVSQAELDDARSFLAGVFPLGLQTTDGVASKLSSLFTYGLPDDYYEHYRDGILAVTADDVLEAARRRLWPERAAVVVAGDAAKIRGPLEELDVGPVEVVDPATLG